gtttgtcaagttccgtccaatctcatagaatctataaggacgggaaCATAAACATattgttgataactttgatgtaaacgcagctatAGTCAGGTAGCCTACTCACTTTATAATGTGTTGTTTGTTCACTCAGTTGTAGGCCTACTCGCAGTAGCAGAATTCCTGAGTTGTTGAAccaattatttttgattttcgTTCGATAAGTTCATTATGATCATAATTTCTTTTTTTGAAATGATTACAATAACATCaagataaattcaatatttcataaatttatgctgtatcaaaataaattatgttataTGTGTATTCGAACTATCAGAGGAGTTAAACAGGGCAGTACGCTTCTTCTTCAGTTGTCAGCCATAATATATACTATCATTCAAATATACTGTCATTCCATCGACCTAATGAACAAACGACTTTTctgctacagtgaggtccacgttataatgacagtgtagaataataggaaaacagcttTGCTGATTCTTTGCCTTGTTACTGCCTTATATAGAGGATAgttgatactggtatatctgatataatattaactgttcattcttctttaaaataattcattatattttactCCTAAATGAATTATAGTTGATCCTCCAATGATTAAatgatatatattttcataattgatattaaatatttcgttgattaattatttacaaaTCGGTAAAAAACGGTCTGGCCACactgcagagctagaaaagaatagttCGAATGAAAAAGACAAGTTTAGAAACACCAATGATGATCAAATACtctcattataacgtagacctcactatagaaactgAAGCATAAATTAATCACAAACCACAATTAATCAGGTCTAGTTCACCAACAGAATAATGATCACTGTCTAGTAACGTTCTGTAACTGTGTAAGTAACATAATAACTAGTAGCAAATATGTTCCATCCTGGAACTGTGATAGCTCCAAACACATGATAACTGTTACTTTTGATGAAGATCACTGTCGACACAGTAAGATGATGCCTGGTAACGAGTGTGTTCCATTCTAGAACTTCCATTTTTCCTCACAATAACTGTTACTTTTGATAGATCAAAAGTAACAGTAAGTAAAAGATCACCGTCGACACTGAGTAAGATAATGCCTGGTAACGAGTGTGTTCCATTccacaaatattttattcttcctCACAATAACTGTTACTTTTGTCCAACAGACAACGAACACTGTTCGGCGCTTATCAAGATAATGCACAATAACAGCGACATCTATTTTGGCCACAACACTTGGACCCACTATGCAGACATGTTGCGTATTCTAAAGAAATACAAGCTGAACTACGCTACGAGTGGTTCGGATCCCACCTTAGTACCAGGAAGAGAGATCTCGATGTCATCCTATCCTGGGGCTGTGCTATCTACAGACGACTATTACATCGTTGCCTCTTCAGGTTAGTACTACtgtatataaaaaatagaaatccaagtatcCTTTTTAGAATTATactgtcacaacatgtttcggctatatgaagtcattattatcattatcattatcatgatAATAGCATCATATAGCCCAATGTACgtagaatacaatgtattctaggtaccctGATATAGCCGGAACATGTtctgacaaaataattttaaaaagggtacatAAATTTCTATTCTTATCCATAtttctatattctattattattctatatttttatttctctatatttctatttttttctttattatcattatcattatcttgATAATGGTATCATatggccgaaacatgttgtgacaaaataattttaaaagaggTACTTAGATTTCgatttttatttccattcaaaagtagccctgaagaaaaatatacaataattagtACTAAAGTATTTACAAATATCGGAAAAATTTCAACTGATTTCTGTCCATAGAGTCTTTTTAAACTGTCGGCTttagttgaatgggaagcactGATCTTATTTATGAGAAATGCTGACAATCATACTACTATGATAATCTAATCATactaacatttatttttatcagaattaatgaaTAGTCAGTTATTTCTCGATTAGAGACTTGGGCAGgatattataagaattattgtgtttcagtctaatagttatttgtagAATGTAGAAAAATGCTTTGAgaactcaatgaaaaacttgagaaaataaACACTCTGAAAACGCTGGGGAAGATGCTGTAAAAGCGCCAAGTGCTTTGCGTTATTTTGAAGCTCTCTCAGGACAAAATTAtagaccctagctgaacttctgtaccaaattcGAAAATGTTCTCTCAATTGATTCTTTTAAGAAATGTAAGGAAACGCAAAAAAACACTAGGGAACGCAAGGAAAACGCAGTAGAACCGCCCatcttgggcgtatctttggcgtaattcTGAAGTCCTGTCAAGACAAAAGTTGTAGACCACTGCTGAACTTATGCACCAaatgtcaagtttttagtttgttaCATGATTAAATCAGATCCTTGCGAGGAGGGGCTACCTGctaatattaaataatagaatCAGTACTATGAAATAGGATCACTATTAttgttgaattggaaaaatatagtACCTTGacattatttctattaattcaCAGCATATTCTCATTTTCTCACAGTAGCCTTGAATATTTATATGGATTTCTATTATATATTGTAGGTATAGCAGTTATGGAAACCACCAATCAGGTCTACAACGCTTCACTCTTCAAAGGATCCACGCCACAGGGCCTAGTTTTGGAGTCGATCCGCACAATGGTCGCCAATAGACTGGCAGTAGACGGCAAATCCTGGCACGAAACCTTCAAGAAATACAACAGTGGTACTTACAACAACCAATGGATGGTCCTCGATTACAACACGTTTGTCCCGGGCACAAAGCTAGGTCCTGGAGTGTTGTGGGTGGGGGAACAGATGCCCAACTTTTACCACTTTGAAGATGTGACAGAGGTTATGGTGAGGAACGGGTACTGGGCCAGCTACAATGTCCCCTATTTCAAAGAGGTATTTGAGATGAGTGGGTATGATGAGATGAAGCGTAAAAACGGGACGTGGTTTTCACATTCAGAAACGCCACGTGCGAAGATTTTCGCTCGCGATCACGGGAAAGTCACAGACATGGACACGTTCATGAAGCTGTTGAGATCCAACGATTACAGAAACGATCCGTACGCGACTTGTAACTGCACGCCGCCCTACAGTGCGGCTGGAGCCGTTGCGGGCCGCAATGATTTGAATCCGTACGATGGAAAGGGACCGCAGGCCACCCACAGGCTGTACGGCGCAATCGATGCCAAAATCACCAACCTCAGCATGTTTCGAAGATACGCGTTCTCATCCGTTGCAGGACCCACCCGTGGTACCAACGATGATCTTCCTGTTTTTAAGTGGAGTGCAAGTGGTTATGATCcgtattcaattcatttcatgcAGCCAGATGAGTTCGATTTTGCAGCCGTGACAACTGAGTGGCTATTTTCTGATGACAATGGTTTCaatcgaaaattgaataatcaagcgAAACAGAAACATTTATTTCCTGGGTATGACAATACTATTCCTAAGATGGGTTTACCCTCATTATAGTCCAAATGGAAAGGGTAAAGCCTTGAGCTTAATGTATTACTAACCACTTTCTTTAATAAGAGGTTCTTTAATAAGCCCTATATTATGAGAATGATAGAACTAATGCATCATGGTATTAACATTTATATCACAGTATAATATTCCATATTATTTAcagaatatttgaaatcaatatatCATATTCACAGTATCAATATTTGTTTCACACAATTTCTCtcatgtatgattttttcaaccCAAACAACACCTTTGATATTTTCCGGCATTATCTTATTCTATGTAGATCTACTATACTCTGAATCATAGAATAACTAATCTGAGCTCTGAATGGACAAGTTGAGATTGTGCTCCCCTGATGTTCAATGCGGATGTGTTGATGCAGTATTAtccttattatttgtttcataataCAAACTACAGATACAGGTTTCAGATACAGATACAGCGACAccattttcacaaagtagaataTTTATCAACCACAGACAGTTTACTTTCCAAATCCATTCATTCACATTTTGTTTCTTCccgaagaaaataattattatcatgaatgGGGATGAATCACCAGTCTAGTGCACTGATGATATAGTTCACATTACAAGATTCAGACTCTTTACGTAATTCTCCATTTGGCATCTCTGTCAAAGGTAATATTTGCGGAGAATATTGGCTTTCCTTAGAGTTTTTGCATCACTTCAACAAACTTAACAATTTTTTCGAATAACActacctttttactttccttaccctattagcataggtaaggaaagtattgctttccgaaaaaaattaaggtacccaatctctaaatttctatacgtttcaaggtcccctgagtccaaaaatgtggtttttgggtattggtcggtatgtgtgtgtgtttgggtgtgtgtatgagtgtatgtgcgtctgtgtacacgatatgtCATCTTCCaaataacggaatgacttgaaatttggaacttgaggtccttacactataaggatccgacacgaacaatttcaatcaaatgcaattcaagatggcggctgaatggcgaaaatgttgtcaaaaaaagggttttttgcgattttctcgaaaacggctccacgattttgatcaaatttatacctaaaatattcattgataagctctatcaactgccacaagtctcacaTCTATAagaattccaggagctccgccccatctatgcaaatttagattttaggttccaaattatcaggcttcagataaattatcaatttaaacaaaaaattccaagtggaaaagattgagcatgaaaatctctacaattaatgtacagtagcattttcacctaaaattaaaaataagcttgaaatttgagaaaatgtgattatttaattattgcaaactgttggcaa
The genomic region above belongs to Nilaparvata lugens isolate BPH chromosome 5, ASM1435652v1, whole genome shotgun sequence and contains:
- the LOC111059697 gene encoding putative phospholipase B-like 2; amino-acid sequence: MKYGAVPKGAEWVSRGYFVNQMNDTGFGYLEVETNVEADSEVQAYHAGFLEGYLTSHLINARWFNMVYPVLLDNPESFKLAVNFVRSNSKWVSEKSKKLPNNPFWYQVKLFYLQVNGLLNGYLKTSTLLKLNWDHILVLNILLEIEDVMKMVTKSNSFNNEHCSALIKIMHNNSDIYFGHNTWTHYADMLRILKKYKLNYATSGSDPTLVPGREISMSSYPGAVLSTDDYYIVASSGIAVMETTNQVYNASLFKGSTPQGLVLESIRTMVANRLAVDGKSWHETFKKYNSGTYNNQWMVLDYNTFVPGTKLGPGVLWVGEQMPNFYHFEDVTEVMVRNGYWASYNVPYFKEVFEMSGYDEMKRKNGTWFSHSETPRAKIFARDHGKVTDMDTFMKLLRSNDYRNDPYATCNCTPPYSAAGAVAGRNDLNPYDGKGPQATHRLYGAIDAKITNLSMFRRYAFSSVAGPTRGTNDDLPVFKWSASGYDPYSIHFMQPDEFDFAAVTTEWLFSDDNGFNRKLNNQAKQKHLFPGYDNTIPKMGLPSL